The sequence below is a genomic window from Aureispira sp. CCB-E.
GCCCAAAAGACCACCAGGATTTTTAAGAATATTTCCAGGATTTTTGATAATCTTACTTGGGTCGATATTCTTTAAGCTATCAACAACAGAGCTTGGATCTTTTACCGCCTGTTGTGCCAACTGTTTTGCCTTTTCTTCTGCTTCTCTTTTCAAACGTTCTTGTTCTGCTTTTAGTTTTGCTTCTGCCTCTGCACGAATTCGTTCTGCTTCCGCTTTTGCTTTTGCTTCTATTTCATCCTTTACCTTTTGCGCTTCTTCTTTAACAGCATCCACAGCTTGCCCAGCCAACCCTTTGTCACCGTTTCCTCCTGCTCCTAATAATTTGACATTAAATTTAGGCTTCTTAACCGTTCCACCGACACCTACATTTAGATTTAAATACTCACTATCCTGTATCTTTATACCTAATTTATCTGCTTGTGCGCCCAAAGCTCCTAAACCTGCACTGACAGCATTATTCGCAGCTGCGCCTGCGGCATTCTTAGATAAAAGCTCACGAGGAACACGCATTTTCATATCATAATCCAACGTATTGTCTAAACCATGTGACCCTCCAAAAATGATATCCATTCCTTTTACGGCATACGTTGCAGGATCAATTTTCAAACGTCCATCTTCTATCGTAAAGAAATTGGTTGTATTTCCTAAATCCAATGTACTTAAATCTTCCATATTAAGTTTATCACTCAAGGCGTCCAAACTTTTGTTATTCTTAATCGTAGTATTAAATGTCTTTAAAATTCCCTTCGCAGACAAAGAACCTAAATCTGGGTATAAATTTTTATCCAAAACACCATTGATTTCAAATTCAGAATTGAACTGCCCATAGACAGATTCTAAGATTGGCAAAAATCGTTTAGACAGCCCTACTTGTTTTGCAATTTTTTGAATATCTACCTTTGAGGCATCGTACCCAAACTTAAATTTGGGGTTAGCAGGGTCTTGCGTATCATACTTCCCATTCATAGCCATTGCACCACCAAAAGCATTTGCTCTCAACGCATTAATATCCAATATATGATCATAAACATGCGCCTCTGCTTGAACATTCTTCAGATTATAAGTATCATAAATCAATGTTTTAAACGTTGCATAAAGCGTAAAATTAATATTGCCAGGGATTTGCATTGGTTCTAGATCATTTTCCACTTGACTCAAATCATCAGGCACCTCATTAATTTCTTCTTCTTTTTCTACAGCCGTTCCATCCTCAGACATAAACTGATTTAAATTCATATAATTAGAATACAAAGTGAGTTCTCCATCTATGATTTCATCCGCAAACAAATAGCCGTAAATATTCTCCAAAGTACCTTTTGCCCTCAAATCTACTTTCCCAATCATCAAGCTCATATCTTTTAGTTCTGCTCTCATTGGTGCAAAACTACCTTTAGCTGTAAAGTTCTTAACATCATAAACATCATACTTTACCTGCTTCAAGTCTACATCCATCCCAAATTCAAAACTATCAAAGATTGGTGCTTCTTTGGAGCTTGTCGTATCTTGCATACTGGTTGCTAACTCTTCTTCTGAAGTGGTTTTAGAGGACTCTTCTGAAGTAGAAGTTGCCCCACCTGCTGCTTCTAAAATTTCATTAAAATCTAGCATATTAGAGATGACTTTTAGGTCTCCTCTCATGATTTTATCTCTAGAAAAATAGGTTAAAATGTTATCCAACTTTCCGCTAGCTTTGACATCGCTTTTCCCTACTTTTAAATCGAAATTTTGTAAATCAACATTATTCGGCGTAAAATTGAGTGCCATTGTATGAATCTTTACAGGAGGCAAATTCGCAGATACATAGTTAGCATTAGAAACAATCACCAAGCCTTTCATCTTAACCTTATCGTATTGTTTATTATTGACATAAGACATCTTTGTATTGGTCTCTAAGTTGGCTTTAACAATTCCTGAAAGCTTTGAAACACCTTCCATTGGAAATGCCTTTCCTAATTCGGTCAGATTGATAGTACCATCTATTTTAGCTTCCACATCAGGGTCACTAATAGGAGTACGCAGTTTCAACATAGCATCAAAAGGATTCAAACCAATTTTAACATGAAACTGGCTCACATCAATAGCCATCTTATCTAAATTTGAAGAAGGACTTTTTACCGATATCTTAGTATTAATATCTTCTACAGGCAATGGCAAATCAGGGTACTGAAACTCTGCATCTTTGACCGATAAATCAATTCCAAACGCAGGATAACTCTCTTTTTTAGTATTTAAAATTCCTTTTGCATAGCCGTTAAATTTAAAATCTCCTTTGGTTTTAACAGAAGAAAAATCTTTGGTATAGGCTGCTGGAATCATAGACAAGACTTCTGAAAATGCTGTATTCGGAGCATTGAATTTCAAATCCATTTTCAAATCATCCTCAGATGGTTGAGCTACCTCTCCATCCAATTTCAAGACAAGGTCATTCAAACGAAAGGTATTATCTTGAATTTTGTAGACCTTTCTCCCTAAATCTATATTGGCATTAAAATCTACATTAACTGCTGCCTTTTTCAAATAAGAAACTTGCCCCATTGCAATCGTTAATGCCTCAATATCTGTTTCTGTTTCCAAATCAAATACAGTTGTTGAGAAATCACCACTACCATTATGATTCAAATTTTTGACTTCAACATAAATCTCAGCTGTTCTGTCATCATAAACAAAATTTGTATTTTCTACCGACCAATAATCAATAGCCAATTCTAAATCGCTGCTTCCGCCTTTTTCTTCTTTCGAAGGTTCGGTCTCGAATATATCATAATTTGCTTTACCATTTCTCAATACTTTTATATACAAATCCGCATCACTTAGAGTAACACCATTAATGCGATATTCTCCATTATAAACATCCATCAGATTCAGTGTAAAGTAAAAATTGCCTATTTGAGCCAACTTTTTTCCTTCAAACTCCTCTTTTCCTGTTACGGATAAATCACCAATATTAAAACTAAAATTAGGGAATGTCCACAACAATGATAAACTCACTTGATCATTATCAAAATCTAAATCTGCATTAATTTGTTCATTGGCAAATTCTTTTGCTCTATCCAGAATTTCATCCTTAAAGAAATAAGGAATTGCTATCAGTGCCCCAATAATTAGAATAAGAATAACGCCTATTACTTTGAGAACTGTTTTTACTATCTTTCCTGCTTTTGCCATAACGTGTGTGTTTTTATCTATTAGCGGTCTTGCTAGTAGATTTTAATCGATATTATTTAATTTTTTGTGGGTAAAAATAAACTTTGTCTGTCACTAAATAAACACATCTAGTTGTCTTAAAGTTGTATCTTTAATCCAGTAATCTTCTTTTAAAAGTAGTTCTAAGTATTTATTCTGCTAATTTATCAATTAATATTTCAGAATATATGTTGTATATATGGAGAGCTAATACAAGATAATTATTCACTTTTGAAATATCAACTAAAAATCCTTTTTTAGATGAAGAGCTCCAAAAATAAAGCCATTTCTATATTAAGCCAATCAGATAACATTCTTTATTACAATAATTTTTTATCGACAGTTGAAGCCCAAGTATTGTATCAAAAGTTGCTTCATAATTTAGATTGGCAACAATACCCTATTCGTATGTTTGGGAAGACTATTTGGCAACCTAGGCTGATTGCTTGGTATGGTGATAAAGGCATTCAGTACACCTATTCTCAAACGACTTTAACCGCAGAAGGTTGGGACAATGATTTAAAGCAGCTTCGAGAAAAATTACAACATGAATTACAACTAAATTTTAACTCTGTACTTGCCAACTTGTATAGAGATGGTCAAGATAGTATGGGGTGGCACAGCGATGATGAAAAAGAACTAGGAACACAGCCTACAATAGCATCTATTAGTTTGGGGACTGCCAGAAAATTTCAACTGCGCCAAAAAGAAGATCATAAAATAAAAACTACCGTATTGCTAGAACCGGGTAGTCTCTTGCTTATGCAAGGAGATAGTCAACATAAATGGCAACACCAAATTGCTAAAACAAAACGTATTACAACACCTAGAATCAACCTTACTTTTCGAAAAATTCAACCTTAAGTATTTGTACAAAAGTTCTTTTTGATCACTTACCTAATACCCCCTACTACACATGCACCTACTACATACAAAAAGCGACCACCCGAATTGGGCAGTCGCTTTAATATATTTCGATAATAATTGATTCTTATCGTATCAATGTAAATTCACCTCTAATTAAGATTGGGTTACCTACAGAAGGAATATATTCAAATACATAAACATACACATCTTGTGGTTGAGGTACTCCATTAAATGTACCATCCCAGAAGTGATTAACAGTATCATCATACATTAATTGTCCCCAACGGTTGTAAATCTTAAATTGAATTACCTTATCAGACATTTGCAAACCAGCAGGTTGGAATAAATCGTTAATTCCATCGTTATTTGGCGTAAAGGCTGTTGGCATTCCCATGTAAGATTCTACAGTTACCATTACAGAGTCTACAGCCGTACAAGGTCCAGCTGTTGCAGAGAATGTCAACCAAGAACTACCATTACCAGGATTACCTGTGGCATCAGTAGCAATTGCCGTAGAATCTGTAATATCTACGATTGCAGGGTTGCTTTCTGACCAAGTATAAACAGGGTTAGCGTGATTTGTCACAACCCCTCCACTAATAGGAACAACATCATTTACTTGAATAGTTGCTGTTTTTTGACCTGCACTTACAATCCATGCATTAACAGTCAACGTAACATCTACTACTGTAATAGATTGTGTTACGGTACAAGAACCAGATGTTGCTGTCACAGTATATGTTCCAGCAGGCATTCCAGAAATATTCTGAGTAGTTGCTCCATTAGACCACAAGTAAGTAGTTGTTGCTGAATCACCTGTTACTAATGTTACATTTGCATAAGAAGACAAGTCTCCGTTACAAATAATATCATCTTTATCTGTAATTGCAATTTGTAAGGTACTACTGTTCATTGTCAAAGGACCTACTGTTTGTGTACATCCTTGATAAGTAACATCACAAGTATATGCCACACCAGCACTCAAACCAGTAGCCGTTGCTGTTGTTTGTCCATCACTCCACAAGTATGTAAATGGACCAGCAGGACCATCTGTCACAGTACCTGTCACCGTAATACTACCATTTGACAAGTTACAAGATGGATCATTTTGTGCTGTAAAGCTAGCTGAGAAATTAGGCTGAATCAATACAGTATCACCAATTGCAGAACAACCTGTCGCTGCATCTGTAACGGTTACAAAATATGTTCCCGCAGCCAAACCTGTAGCAGGGTTGGTTGTTTGAGTATTGGACCAATTGTAAGATAAAGCGCCAGTAGCTCCTACTGTTAGTACAGTAGCATCTCCATCACTACCACCACAAGTTGGGTTAGTAACATTAAATCCAACAACGTTCAATGGGCTTGCCTCTTGTACGATTGCTGTTCCAGTTGCTGTACATCCATTTGAAATACCTGTTACAGTAACATCGTATGTACCCAAGCCTAAACCAGTAATCAAAGCTGTTGTTTGTCCATTTGCATTTGGAGACCACTGATAAGTATATCCCGCAGGGTCACCGGTAGCCGCTACAGTAATTTGTCCTACAGAAGTACCACATCCAGTATTAATTACAGGCATAGCTGTAATACTTACGGTTGGGCTACCTGTAACCAAAACACTATCTACTGCTTGACAACCATTCACATCTGTTACCGTAACAATTGCCATACCTGAAGGCAAGTTAGTAGCTGTTGGTCCAGTAGAAGTACTGTTAGCCCAAGTGTAAGTATAGTCATTGGCACTACCTACCATATTAAAGGTAGCAAAAACAGTAGCCGTACCATCTCCAGCACAACTTGTACTTGGTGTAGAGTTTAGCGTAATTGCAGGAGCAGCAGGGAATGGAGAATTAATAGTTACTGTTAAAGTATCCATACAACCATTCGCATCTGTCAAAATTACATCATAGTTGCCACGTGCCAATCCAGTAGCTGTAGCCGTTGTTTGTCCATTTGCAGCAGCATCCCATTGGAAGTTATACGAAGGAGTTCCTCCCGTAGCAAGAACAGTTCCTGTTCCATCTGCATCGCCAAAACAAGTCGTTAAAGTTGTATTATCTAAAGAAATAATCAGTGTATCTGGTTCTGTAATTACTAATGTATCAGAATTGGTAAAGCAACCAAATGTATCTGTCAAGTAAGCATAATATACTCCCGCAGATAACCCTGTAAAGGTAGCTGTTGCTGGTGATGTTCCAGCAGGAGTAACAAATGGAGTTCCTATTTGAGCACCAGAAGTGTCAAATAAAGTTGCGGTATAACTAGGATGATCTCCTAAAACCC
It includes:
- a CDS encoding AsmA-like C-terminal region-containing protein — encoded protein: MAKAGKIVKTVLKVIGVILILIIGALIAIPYFFKDEILDRAKEFANEQINADLDFDNDQVSLSLLWTFPNFSFNIGDLSVTGKEEFEGKKLAQIGNFYFTLNLMDVYNGEYRINGVTLSDADLYIKVLRNGKANYDIFETEPSKEEKGGSSDLELAIDYWSVENTNFVYDDRTAEIYVEVKNLNHNGSGDFSTTVFDLETETDIEALTIAMGQVSYLKKAAVNVDFNANIDLGRKVYKIQDNTFRLNDLVLKLDGEVAQPSEDDLKMDLKFNAPNTAFSEVLSMIPAAYTKDFSSVKTKGDFKFNGYAKGILNTKKESYPAFGIDLSVKDAEFQYPDLPLPVEDINTKISVKSPSSNLDKMAIDVSQFHVKIGLNPFDAMLKLRTPISDPDVEAKIDGTINLTELGKAFPMEGVSKLSGIVKANLETNTKMSYVNNKQYDKVKMKGLVIVSNANYVSANLPPVKIHTMALNFTPNNVDLQNFDLKVGKSDVKASGKLDNILTYFSRDKIMRGDLKVISNMLDFNEILEAAGGATSTSEESSKTTSEEELATSMQDTTSSKEAPIFDSFEFGMDVDLKQVKYDVYDVKNFTAKGSFAPMRAELKDMSLMIGKVDLRAKGTLENIYGYLFADEIIDGELTLYSNYMNLNQFMSEDGTAVEKEEEINEVPDDLSQVENDLEPMQIPGNINFTLYATFKTLIYDTYNLKNVQAEAHVYDHILDINALRANAFGGAMAMNGKYDTQDPANPKFKFGYDASKVDIQKIAKQVGLSKRFLPILESVYGQFNSEFEINGVLDKNLYPDLGSLSAKGILKTFNTTIKNNKSLDALSDKLNMEDLSTLDLGNTTNFFTIEDGRLKIDPATYAVKGMDIIFGGSHGLDNTLDYDMKMRVPRELLSKNAAGAAANNAVSAGLGALGAQADKLGIKIQDSEYLNLNVGVGGTVKKPKFNVKLLGAGGNGDKGLAGQAVDAVKEEAQKVKDEIEAKAKAEAERIRAEAEAKLKAEQERLKREAEEKAKQLAQQAVKDPSSVVDSLKNIDPSKIIKNPGNILKNPGGLLGGDKNKDGNKKGDDKKTNPFGKFKNPFGPK
- a CDS encoding alpha-ketoglutarate-dependent dioxygenase AlkB, with the protein product MKSSKNKAISILSQSDNILYYNNFLSTVEAQVLYQKLLHNLDWQQYPIRMFGKTIWQPRLIAWYGDKGIQYTYSQTTLTAEGWDNDLKQLREKLQHELQLNFNSVLANLYRDGQDSMGWHSDDEKELGTQPTIASISLGTARKFQLRQKEDHKIKTTVLLEPGSLLLMQGDSQHKWQHQIAKTKRITTPRINLTFRKIQP